A single window of Vibrio sp. SCSIO 43137 DNA harbors:
- a CDS encoding MBOAT family O-acyltransferase — MPDLAKPISYYFWDAWGAALSYTFQLYYDFSGYATMAIGLGLLFNIKLPTNFNNPYRACNIQDFWRRWHITLSNWLKSYIYIPLGGNRKGLIMTLVNVFITAFVSGVWHGANWTFILWGALHGIAMITHRVWSLTNIKLPILVSWFLTFIFIVITWVIFRSENVTDATNIVCSMFGINRGFTPSKEWVDIINSTIGVYKEFSYGNNEFIYPNILLFMFFLLFFPILKRKSMQTITIEKEVTLLLPCTVFFVLSIVFQFGYDNVESTFLYFDF, encoded by the coding sequence ATTCCGGATTTAGCGAAGCCAATAAGTTATTATTTTTGGGATGCTTGGGGAGCTGCTTTATCTTACACATTCCAACTATATTATGACTTTTCAGGCTATGCAACTATGGCTATTGGTTTGGGGTTATTGTTTAACATTAAGCTACCAACAAACTTCAATAACCCGTATCGAGCATGCAATATCCAAGATTTTTGGCGTAGATGGCATATTACACTCTCCAACTGGCTTAAGTCTTATATATATATTCCCCTTGGAGGAAATAGAAAAGGGTTAATAATGACTCTTGTAAATGTATTCATTACTGCATTTGTTAGTGGAGTCTGGCATGGTGCTAACTGGACTTTCATACTGTGGGGGGCTTTACATGGAATAGCTATGATTACTCATAGAGTTTGGTCTCTAACAAATATAAAACTTCCGATTTTAGTTTCTTGGTTTTTAACATTTATTTTTATTGTAATAACATGGGTGATATTTCGTTCTGAAAATGTGACTGATGCTACTAATATCGTATGCTCTATGTTTGGTATAAATCGAGGCTTTACACCATCTAAAGAATGGGTTGATATTATAAATTCAACTATTGGCGTATACAAAGAATTCTCTTATGGGAATAATGAATTTATATACCCTAACATTCTGCTATTTATGTTTTTCCTTTTATTTTTTCCTATTTTAAAACGTAAAAGTATGCAGACTATTACTATAGAAAAGGAAGTAACCCTCTTACTACCTTGCACAGTATTTTTTGTTTTATCAATCGTGTTTCAGTTTGGTTACGATAATGTGGAGAGTACATTTTTGTACTTTGATTTCTAA
- a CDS encoding GDP-mannose 4,6-dehydratase: MKKVLLTGVDGFTGKYVEQELISRGYSVVGLVYRNANQDQVACDLTDREAVIACLEQVQPNYIIHLAALSFVGHADQKAFYDVNVFGALNLLEAAKELRLQFEKVVFASSANIYGNPEDVEFISEAVSPSPVNHYAMSKLAMEHMAKLWFSEYPMIITRPFNYTGPGQAEHFLIPKIVSHFKRNATEIELGNTDVSRDFSDVRDIALAYANLLDSDAQSEIVNLCSGQVTSLQAIISMMEEIAGYKIDVRVNPDFVRTNEIKVLGGNNTKLMSLTGKAPSIEIEKTLADMYHAD; this comes from the coding sequence ATGAAGAAAGTTTTGTTGACGGGTGTGGATGGTTTTACGGGCAAGTATGTAGAACAGGAATTAATCTCAAGAGGTTATTCTGTCGTCGGGCTTGTTTATCGAAATGCCAATCAAGACCAAGTGGCTTGTGACCTCACGGATCGTGAGGCGGTGATAGCGTGTTTGGAACAAGTGCAACCCAACTATATAATCCACCTAGCTGCGCTGTCCTTTGTTGGTCACGCTGATCAAAAAGCGTTTTATGATGTCAATGTGTTCGGAGCCTTGAACCTTCTTGAAGCAGCAAAAGAACTTAGGCTTCAATTCGAAAAAGTCGTTTTTGCTAGCAGTGCAAATATTTATGGGAATCCTGAAGATGTAGAATTTATCTCGGAGGCTGTCTCGCCCTCGCCTGTCAATCATTATGCCATGAGTAAGTTAGCTATGGAGCATATGGCGAAACTGTGGTTTAGCGAGTATCCGATGATCATCACTCGGCCATTTAACTATACTGGTCCCGGTCAAGCGGAACATTTCTTGATCCCTAAAATCGTTTCTCATTTTAAGAGAAATGCTACTGAAATTGAGTTAGGTAACACTGATGTGTCTCGAGACTTTAGCGATGTTCGTGATATCGCTTTGGCCTACGCAAACCTATTAGATTCTGATGCTCAGTCTGAGATAGTTAATTTGTGTTCCGGGCAGGTGACGTCATTGCAGGCGATTATCTCTATGATGGAAGAAATCGCTGGCTATAAAATTGATGTACGAGTTAACCCTGATTTTGTTCGAACCAACGAAATAAAAGTGCTAGGTGGTAATAATACGAAATTAATGTCATTAACCGGCAAAGCGCCTTCGATTGAGATCGAGAAGACTCTGGCTGATATGTATCATGCAGACTAA
- a CDS encoding IS30 family transposase, which produces MKRAKRTFTQEEKDLVFNLWKQGTGYSDIGRILNAAPGTVFTALRETGGIKPNTRKRNKQHLTLEEREEIRVALSAKMSLRAIARMLNRSPSTISREVARNRGRRYYKAVNADNRAKRMAKRPKLGALERNTELRGIVVSKLELKWSPEQISGWLRVQYPRRKSMQISHETIYKSMYIRAKSIIHHSFTQHLRRGRPMRHSRHHRRSGDRSFTSIVNGVSIHERSKNIENRKSVGHWEGDLVSGSKNTHIATLVDRKSRFTIILKLAGKDAESVHTALLTVFKKMPAEYRKSLTWDRGMELAKHADLTKEIGIPVYFCDPQCPWQRGTNENTNSLIRQYFPKKTNLSLHSQETLNKVACQLNERPRKTLKFKTPSHMIEKGVAMIP; this is translated from the coding sequence ATGAAACGAGCAAAACGTACGTTTACTCAAGAAGAGAAAGATCTCGTATTTAATTTATGGAAACAAGGTACTGGATATAGCGATATTGGCCGAATATTAAACGCAGCACCAGGTACTGTATTTACAGCATTACGTGAAACTGGGGGCATCAAACCCAATACACGAAAAAGGAACAAGCAACACTTAACTCTGGAAGAACGAGAGGAAATCAGAGTTGCTCTATCTGCCAAAATGTCGCTACGAGCTATTGCTCGCATGCTAAACCGCTCTCCTTCAACAATTTCGAGAGAGGTTGCACGCAACCGAGGTCGTCGTTATTACAAAGCTGTTAATGCAGACAACCGAGCAAAACGTATGGCTAAACGTCCAAAGCTTGGAGCTTTAGAACGCAACACTGAACTCAGAGGGATTGTCGTATCAAAACTTGAACTGAAGTGGTCTCCCGAACAAATATCAGGTTGGTTGAGAGTTCAATATCCACGTAGAAAAAGCATGCAGATATCACATGAAACCATTTATAAATCAATGTATATCCGAGCCAAAAGTATTATTCATCACTCCTTCACTCAGCATCTACGCAGAGGTAGGCCGATGCGTCACAGCCGACATCATCGACGAAGCGGTGATAGAAGTTTCACGAGCATTGTGAACGGTGTGTCCATACATGAACGTTCCAAGAACATTGAGAATCGTAAGTCAGTAGGTCACTGGGAAGGTGATCTTGTATCAGGTTCAAAGAATACACATATCGCCACTCTTGTAGATAGAAAATCTCGCTTCACAATCATCCTCAAACTTGCAGGAAAAGACGCCGAGTCAGTCCATACAGCGTTATTAACTGTATTTAAAAAAATGCCTGCTGAATATCGAAAGTCATTAACTTGGGATAGAGGGATGGAACTAGCTAAACACGCTGATCTGACAAAGGAAATAGGTATCCCCGTTTATTTTTGTGACCCTCAATGCCCATGGCAAAGAGGAACGAATGAGAATACTAATAGCCTGATTAGACAGTACTTCCCTAAAAAAACTAATTTATCGCTGCACTCGCAGGAAACCCTTAATAAGGTGGCATGTCAATTAAATGAACGCCCGCGGAAAACATTGAAATTTAAAACACCATCGCACATGATTGAAAAAGGTGTTGCTATGATCCCTTGA
- a CDS encoding IS3 family transposase (programmed frameshift), giving the protein MARYSQERREAVLKKLLPPYSRSVAEVALEEGIHEATLYNWRKQLRESGTVVPNSNTSSEQWSAQTKLAVVAETYSMTENELSQYCREKGLYPEQIKEWRGECMQGFMSSKEREAQAKKQAKEDKREIKELKKELRHKEKALAETAALLVLKKKAESLLRGRTRGRLTSTYERQSLITLIHEARQSGCRLENACHEVEIDLRTYRRWYQDGEVQEDQRPIAPRPVPVNKLTELERQAIIDVSNNAEYASLPPTQIVPTLLDKGDYIASESSFYRVLKAAGQLNRRGRQRSRQKASRPTSYTATAPNQVFTWDITYLPSGVRGQYYYLYVIEDIYSRKIVGYEVHERECGELASQLLQRTLMREQCFNQPLVLHSDNGGPMKSFTLKAKMEELGITPSYSRPRVSDDNPYVESLFRTLKYVPSWPSGGFNSLEASRVWVETFANWYNTEHKHSRLNYVTPSERHNGKDMEILKHRERVLMEHRRQKPERWSRNIRNCEPIGEVHLNPEKEVA; this is encoded by the exons ATGGCTCGTTATTCCCAAGAAAGAAGAGAAGCAGTACTGAAGAAGTTGTTACCTCCGTACTCCCGGTCAGTGGCAGAAGTGGCGCTCGAAGAAGGAATTCATGAAGCAACCCTGTACAATTGGCGAAAACAACTCAGAGAATCAGGAACCGTTGTGCCAAACAGTAATACTTCTTCCGAGCAGTGGTCAGCTCAAACTAAATTGGCCGTTGTGGCAGAAACTTATTCCATGACAGAGAACGAACTAAGCCAGTACTGTCGTGAGAAAGGACTTTATCCCGAGCAGATTAAAGAGTGGCGCGGTGAGTGTATGCAAGGCTTCATGTCCAGTAAGGAACGAGAAGCCCAAGCGAAGAAACAAGCCAAAGAAGATAAAAGAGAAATCAAAGAGTTAAAGAAAGAACTCCGCCATAAAGAAAAAGCCTTAGCTGAAACTGCCGCCTTGCTGGTGCTGA AGAAAAAAGCTGAGAGCCTTTTACGGGGAAGAACCAGAGGACGATTAACCTCGACCTATGAAAGGCAAAGCCTGATCACACTTATACACGAGGCTCGCCAAAGCGGCTGTAGGTTGGAAAACGCATGTCACGAAGTTGAGATAGATCTCCGAACTTACCGCCGCTGGTATCAAGATGGAGAGGTTCAGGAAGATCAACGGCCGATAGCTCCGCGACCAGTGCCAGTTAACAAGCTCACAGAGCTAGAACGACAAGCCATCATCGATGTGAGCAACAACGCAGAGTACGCAAGTCTGCCACCGACTCAGATTGTACCAACGTTACTGGACAAAGGTGACTATATAGCTTCAGAGTCGAGCTTCTATCGCGTACTGAAAGCAGCAGGACAACTTAACCGCAGAGGACGCCAGCGTAGTCGACAAAAGGCATCTAGGCCAACGAGCTACACCGCAACAGCTCCTAATCAGGTTTTTACTTGGGATATTACCTATCTCCCGTCAGGTGTCCGCGGGCAATATTATTATCTGTATGTGATAGAAGACATCTACAGCAGAAAAATCGTAGGTTACGAGGTGCATGAACGTGAATGCGGAGAGCTGGCTTCGCAGTTATTACAACGTACGCTGATGCGTGAACAGTGCTTCAACCAGCCTCTGGTTCTGCACTCAGATAACGGTGGACCGATGAAGTCGTTTACGTTAAAAGCGAAAATGGAAGAGCTGGGGATCACACCTTCTTATAGCCGTCCAAGAGTCAGTGATGATAATCCTTATGTGGAATCGCTGTTCCGTACGCTTAAGTATGTGCCAAGCTGGCCGTCTGGCGGTTTTAATAGTCTTGAAGCAAGCCGTGTGTGGGTAGAGACCTTCGCTAACTGGTACAACACGGAACATAAGCACAGCCGATTAAACTATGTGACCCCATCGGAGCGTCACAACGGTAAAGATATGGAAATCTTGAAGCATCGTGAAAGAGTGTTGATGGAACACCGAAGGCAAAAGCCAGAACGCTGGTCACGGAATATCAGGAACTGTGAACCGATCGGAGAAGTTCATCTGAACCCAGAAAAAGAAGTTGCTTGA
- a CDS encoding IS3 family transposase: MKVSRSAYYDWLQRPARLITAETLNLYRRVKELFGKSRASLGSREMTKKLRAEGFIVGRHRVGVFQDSCHYLLSFQATSFSGFR; encoded by the coding sequence ATGAAAGTAAGCCGTTCAGCCTATTATGATTGGCTCCAGCGGCCAGCAAGGCTGATTACAGCGGAAACCTTAAACCTTTATCGCCGAGTCAAAGAGCTCTTCGGGAAAAGCCGAGCGAGCCTTGGAAGTCGAGAAATGACGAAGAAGCTTCGTGCAGAAGGCTTTATCGTTGGGCGCCACCGTGTCGGCGTTTTTCAAGATAGTTGTCACTATTTGCTTAGTTTTCAAGCAACTTCTTTTTCTGGGTTCAGATGA
- a CDS encoding nucleoside-diphosphate sugar epimerase/dehydratase — MIPPLQWLLNTSRSNKRLISIIYDVFAIILSLYLAIAIRLNTHTFDVSYNEMLSLVLTVSITILCFIRLGMYRAILRYMTFPALGHIFLSVLISTLTLALSGFFFHSFIPRSVPFIYAGLAVITLGGPRVAVRSIYYHYYKKQKPNVFIYGAGSTGRELTYALMQGNEYHPVAILDDDIKKSGEILFGINVHHSDSFEKLQSLYSPVKLLLAINNIPKEARLRLVEKISSWPIEVQSVPSVEDIATGKAEVSEIRDLDIADLLGRAPVEPNKELLSKNITQKNVMVTGAGGSIGSELCRQILVQNPKHLVLFELNEFNLYKIDQELNKIKNNLELNTTIVAALGSVQRQNRVQKLMEAYQVQTVYHAAAYKHVPLVESNIIEGIRNNVFGTLATAQAAIEAGVSDFTLISTDKAVRPTNIMGASKRMAELVLQALAGNNTQTTFTMVRFGNVLGSSGSVVPLFKQQIKDGGPVTVTHPDITRYFMLIPEAAQLVIQAGAMGNNGQVCVLDMGDPVKILDLAKRMINLMGLRSVEEESGIMESEANIEIQFIGLRPGEKLYEELLIGENVEGTDHKKIMTANEERLNWEEMTPILEQLDICCHDFDVECIKEILLEAPTGYNAEEAI; from the coding sequence ATGATACCTCCTCTTCAATGGCTACTAAATACTTCAAGAAGTAATAAACGTCTAATAAGCATTATTTATGACGTTTTTGCCATTATCTTGTCCCTTTATCTTGCTATAGCCATCAGGTTAAATACACATACCTTCGATGTAAGTTACAACGAAATGTTAAGTCTAGTACTTACTGTTTCAATCACAATCCTTTGTTTTATTCGATTGGGGATGTATCGTGCAATCTTAAGATATATGACATTTCCTGCCTTAGGGCACATCTTTCTTTCGGTTTTGATATCTACACTCACGCTTGCTTTAAGTGGTTTTTTCTTTCACTCATTTATTCCAAGAAGTGTTCCGTTTATTTATGCTGGCCTGGCGGTTATTACTTTGGGAGGACCAAGGGTTGCAGTACGTAGCATTTATTATCACTACTATAAAAAACAGAAGCCGAACGTTTTTATATATGGAGCCGGATCAACGGGTCGAGAGTTGACCTATGCATTGATGCAAGGAAATGAATATCACCCGGTCGCAATACTGGATGATGATATCAAAAAATCCGGAGAGATCTTATTCGGTATAAACGTCCATCACAGTGACAGCTTCGAAAAACTTCAATCTTTATACTCTCCAGTAAAATTGCTACTTGCTATTAATAATATTCCAAAAGAAGCCCGTTTAAGACTAGTAGAGAAAATTTCATCATGGCCTATTGAAGTGCAATCGGTGCCATCAGTTGAAGACATCGCAACTGGTAAAGCCGAAGTATCAGAAATCCGGGATCTGGACATAGCCGATTTGCTCGGCAGAGCACCAGTAGAACCAAATAAAGAACTTTTATCCAAAAATATAACTCAAAAAAACGTTATGGTAACAGGTGCTGGCGGTTCTATCGGCTCTGAATTATGCAGACAAATCTTGGTACAAAACCCAAAGCACTTAGTTTTGTTTGAGCTCAATGAGTTCAATTTATACAAAATTGATCAAGAACTTAACAAAATAAAAAACAATTTAGAACTAAACACAACTATTGTAGCTGCATTAGGCTCCGTACAGCGGCAAAACCGCGTACAAAAACTCATGGAAGCTTATCAGGTGCAAACTGTATACCACGCTGCGGCCTACAAGCATGTCCCTTTAGTGGAAAGTAACATTATTGAAGGGATTCGTAATAACGTATTTGGTACATTGGCTACTGCACAAGCTGCTATAGAAGCAGGGGTGAGTGATTTCACACTAATATCGACAGATAAAGCCGTACGCCCTACTAACATTATGGGGGCTAGCAAAAGAATGGCAGAGCTTGTCTTGCAAGCTCTTGCTGGTAACAATACTCAAACCACTTTTACTATGGTGCGATTTGGAAACGTATTAGGTTCTTCCGGTTCAGTGGTACCATTATTCAAACAACAGATTAAGGACGGTGGCCCAGTTACTGTCACACATCCAGATATCACCCGTTATTTTATGCTCATTCCTGAAGCTGCTCAGTTAGTGATTCAGGCGGGTGCTATGGGAAATAATGGGCAAGTATGTGTATTAGATATGGGAGATCCTGTAAAAATTCTTGATCTGGCAAAGCGAATGATTAACTTGATGGGTCTAAGAAGCGTAGAAGAAGAAAGCGGAATAATGGAAAGCGAAGCTAATATTGAAATACAGTTTATCGGCCTACGTCCCGGCGAAAAACTCTATGAAGAGCTACTGATTGGCGAAAATGTAGAAGGAACAGATCACAAAAAGATCATGACAGCTAATGAAGAAAGACTAAACTGGGAAGAGATGACACCGATATTAGAGCAGTTAGATATTTGCTGTCATGATTTTGATGTTGAATGCATTAAAGAAATCCTACTAGAAGCCCCCACAGGATATAACGCAGAAGAAGCAATTTAA
- the gmd gene encoding GDP-mannose 4,6-dehydratase codes for MKKAVITGITGQDAAYLAELLLELGYEVCGTYRRTSSVNFWRIEELGLKNHPNLNLVECDLTDLSGSIRLLQESGADEVYNLAAQSFVGVSFDQPLTTAEITGLGPVNLLEAIRIVNPKIRFYQASTSEMFGKVQEIPQRESTPFYPRSPYGVAKLYAHWMVVNYRESYDIFAASGILFNHESPLRGQEFVTRKITDTVAKIKLGKLDVLELGNMDAKRDWGFAKDYVEGMWRMLQADKPDTYVLATNRTETVRDFVTMAFKAAGIELEWSGLEENETATDKATGKVVVKVNPKFYRPAEVDLLIGNPEKAKRELGWEPTTTLEELCAMMVEADLRRNEQGFSF; via the coding sequence ATGAAAAAAGCAGTTATAACAGGAATTACTGGTCAAGATGCAGCTTACCTTGCAGAGCTTCTTCTAGAACTTGGTTATGAGGTATGTGGCACCTATCGTCGTACGAGTTCCGTAAATTTTTGGAGAATTGAAGAGTTAGGTCTCAAAAATCATCCTAATTTAAATTTAGTAGAATGTGACTTGACAGATTTGTCAGGAAGCATTCGACTTCTTCAAGAAAGCGGTGCGGATGAAGTTTATAACCTAGCGGCTCAAAGCTTTGTAGGCGTATCATTTGACCAGCCATTAACAACAGCAGAAATCACAGGTCTCGGTCCTGTTAACCTGCTTGAAGCAATTCGCATAGTTAATCCGAAAATTCGCTTCTATCAAGCATCCACTTCCGAGATGTTCGGAAAGGTTCAAGAGATTCCGCAGCGTGAGTCTACACCTTTCTACCCACGTAGTCCTTATGGAGTGGCTAAACTATATGCCCATTGGATGGTGGTCAATTATCGAGAGTCTTACGATATTTTTGCGGCAAGCGGCATTTTGTTTAACCATGAATCTCCGCTTCGTGGTCAAGAATTTGTTACCCGTAAAATTACAGACACTGTAGCGAAAATTAAACTCGGAAAGTTAGACGTACTTGAGCTAGGTAATATGGATGCTAAGCGCGACTGGGGCTTTGCTAAAGATTATGTTGAAGGCATGTGGCGTATGCTTCAAGCTGACAAACCTGATACATACGTACTTGCAACAAACCGTACAGAAACGGTTCGTGATTTTGTTACTATGGCATTCAAAGCAGCAGGTATCGAGTTAGAGTGGAGTGGTTTGGAAGAAAATGAGACCGCTACTGATAAGGCTACAGGTAAAGTAGTTGTTAAGGTTAATCCCAAATTCTACCGTCCAGCAGAGGTCGATCTGTTGATTGGTAATCCAGAAAAAGCGAAGAGAGAGCTTGGTTGGGAGCCGACTACCACACTTGAAGAACTCTGTGCGATGATGGTTGAAGCTGACCTTCGACGCAACGAGCAAGGGTTCTCGTTCTAA
- a CDS encoding glycosyltransferase family 4 protein, which yields MQTKVLINLSPIKRPLTGIGYYTLNIVKELLNRSVDIVSIHDGRYLNSEQTVKFIQDFELAGLVNAKSGSGLKRKLVNIVRGIPGSYQLKKLLLTIKLRPKLKMLAESQYVYFEPSFIPFEYAGKTVTTIHDLSFVTHPEFHPSSRVEYLQSSLSSTIAQSDLLVVDSDFILDELNQHYAESIGKTSSLYLGVDEGFGPQNTEGSSSLLDKLNLQNKTYILSVCTLEPRKNLTRLIEAYKSLPALIREQSPLVLVGDSGWKNEAMLDSARSLVASGQIKFTGYVSDGELKQLYASAMVFAYPSLYEGFGLPVVEAMASGTPVLTSNCGATKEVASDGALLVDPTSIEAISSGLLKLIENPLLREQLVDKGNIRVAQFTWKNTADNLLQTIERFGQCQR from the coding sequence ATGCAGACTAAAGTTCTTATTAATCTATCTCCGATCAAACGACCGCTAACAGGTATTGGTTACTATACACTCAATATTGTTAAGGAGCTTTTGAATAGGTCAGTTGATATAGTGTCAATTCACGATGGGCGTTATCTTAACTCAGAACAAACTGTAAAATTTATTCAAGACTTCGAATTAGCAGGTTTAGTGAACGCTAAGAGCGGTAGTGGATTAAAGCGTAAATTGGTGAACATTGTCCGGGGAATTCCGGGCAGTTATCAGTTGAAGAAACTATTGCTCACTATCAAGTTACGGCCAAAATTAAAGATGTTAGCTGAGAGTCAGTACGTCTATTTTGAACCCAGCTTCATACCTTTTGAGTATGCTGGGAAAACGGTGACTACAATACACGATTTGTCATTTGTTACTCACCCGGAGTTTCATCCTAGTAGTAGGGTTGAGTACTTACAGAGTAGTTTATCGAGCACTATCGCTCAGTCCGATCTCCTCGTTGTTGACTCAGATTTTATTTTAGACGAACTCAACCAACATTACGCCGAGAGTATTGGCAAGACATCTTCATTATACCTTGGTGTTGATGAAGGGTTTGGACCTCAGAACACTGAGGGCTCTTCATCGTTGTTAGATAAACTAAATCTTCAAAACAAAACCTATATTCTCAGTGTTTGTACGTTAGAGCCGAGAAAGAACTTGACGAGATTAATTGAAGCCTACAAATCGCTGCCTGCTCTTATTCGAGAACAATCGCCTTTGGTTTTAGTTGGGGATAGCGGTTGGAAAAATGAGGCAATGCTTGATTCGGCAAGATCACTTGTTGCTTCGGGACAAATCAAGTTTACAGGGTATGTATCTGACGGAGAGTTAAAGCAACTGTATGCGTCAGCAATGGTTTTCGCCTATCCCTCTCTATACGAAGGTTTTGGGCTACCAGTTGTCGAAGCTATGGCTTCTGGGACTCCAGTGCTTACATCCAACTGCGGGGCAACCAAAGAGGTAGCCAGTGATGGCGCATTGTTGGTAGATCCTACATCTATAGAGGCAATCAGTTCTGGACTGCTTAAGTTAATAGAAAACCCTTTGCTACGAGAACAGCTTGTTGACAAGGGCAATATAAGAGTTGCTCAGTTTACCTGGAAAAACACCGCTGATAATTTACTCCAGACGATTGAGCGATTTGGCCAATGTCAACGGTAA
- a CDS encoding glycosyltransferase, translated as MKKILFLTIVPPFPNDQGNRVYTLSIMDYFVSQGFQVDALFQTGYDRRMVDDHFGDKVKVYNVKPKDYPSKEKYQNRQEIKKLLNAKYFQGYNEDIRREIFYAANHFHPFEYISDDMVLQSKKLLEDNDYEYIVCNYIYTLRVVKELKEACGEAKSIVVTHDALSTIDYQAYEYDIDTSYRACSPSIEANCLNYADKVLAISQSEFDYFEGIGVKNTVLCEYNAFDFFQDNIVSKANFNNKVIFIAASGNNLNKLGFEQFLSRVWPSIYHLDNEIRMIVCGTICDHFKGDYLNVEFKGRVENSELNNLMAQASITINPAFLGTGLKIKSVESMCVGLPMVTFEEGVDGLQEYNNQAFLIANDWLDFGQKILRLMNDKHLWERLHDCAVDLSKSRFTGKEVFKSLL; from the coding sequence ATGAAAAAAATACTGTTTCTTACTATAGTTCCACCTTTTCCGAACGATCAAGGCAACAGAGTCTATACTTTAAGTATTATGGATTACTTCGTCTCTCAGGGTTTCCAAGTTGATGCGCTTTTTCAAACCGGTTACGACCGAAGAATGGTAGATGACCATTTTGGAGATAAAGTTAAAGTATATAATGTTAAACCTAAAGACTATCCCTCAAAAGAAAAATACCAAAATAGACAAGAAATAAAGAAACTTCTAAATGCTAAATATTTTCAGGGATATAACGAGGATATTAGGCGAGAGATATTTTACGCGGCAAATCATTTTCATCCTTTCGAATACATTAGTGATGATATGGTTTTGCAATCTAAAAAATTGCTTGAAGATAATGATTATGAATATATAGTTTGTAATTATATTTATACGTTAAGGGTTGTCAAAGAGCTGAAAGAGGCTTGCGGCGAAGCTAAGTCTATCGTTGTCACACATGACGCGTTGTCAACTATTGATTATCAAGCTTATGAGTACGATATTGATACCTCTTATCGAGCTTGTAGTCCATCAATAGAAGCGAACTGTTTGAACTATGCGGATAAGGTTCTTGCAATATCACAAAGTGAATTCGATTACTTTGAAGGAATCGGAGTAAAAAACACTGTTTTATGTGAGTACAACGCATTCGATTTTTTCCAAGATAATATTGTTAGTAAAGCTAATTTTAATAATAAAGTTATCTTTATCGCTGCAAGTGGAAATAACTTGAACAAGTTGGGCTTTGAGCAGTTTTTAAGTAGAGTGTGGCCATCGATATACCACTTGGACAATGAGATTAGAATGATTGTTTGTGGTACAATATGTGACCACTTCAAAGGCGACTATTTAAATGTTGAATTTAAGGGAAGAGTCGAAAACTCTGAATTAAACAACCTAATGGCACAAGCTTCTATAACTATCAATCCGGCCTTTTTAGGAACTGGCCTTAAGATTAAATCTGTCGAGTCAATGTGTGTTGGTTTACCGATGGTCACTTTTGAAGAAGGTGTGGATGGATTGCAAGAATATAATAATCAAGCGTTTTTAATTGCAAATGACTGGTTGGATTTTGGTCAAAAGATACTTAGGTTGATGAACGATAAACACCTTTGGGAGCGTTTACATGATTGTGCTGTAGATCTTTCTAAAAGTAGATTTACTGGAAAAGAGGTATTTAAGAGTCTTCTGTAA